One genomic region from Proteus vulgaris encodes:
- the prmB gene encoding 50S ribosomal protein L3 N(5)-glutamine methyltransferase encodes MDITLKEEAVADLSTILDMLRWAMSQFNSSDIYYGHGTDNAWDEALQLVLPTIALPLDIPDALLSTKLTTSEKMEIITLIESRIEQKIPVPYLTHSAWFCGHEFYVDERVLIPRSPIGELINNHFDGLIQQEPARILDLCTGSGCIAIACAHEFEDAEVDAVDISEDALEVAEFNIENHGLVHRVYPMQSDLFNAIVPTPYDIIVTNPPYVDVEDMGDLPDEYQVEPELALASGIDGLDITRQILLKAPEYLSEKGILVCEVGNSMVHLIEQFPEVPFTWLEFENGGLGVFMLTREQLVEYSACFSTDKR; translated from the coding sequence TTGGATATAACACTAAAAGAGGAAGCGGTTGCTGATCTAAGCACGATCCTAGATATGTTACGTTGGGCTATGAGTCAGTTTAATTCATCTGATATTTACTATGGTCATGGCACAGATAACGCGTGGGATGAAGCATTACAGCTGGTATTACCGACGATTGCGCTTCCTTTAGATATTCCAGATGCACTGTTATCAACCAAGTTAACAACTTCTGAAAAGATGGAAATTATTACGCTGATCGAAAGCCGTATTGAGCAGAAAATCCCAGTTCCTTATTTAACGCATAGCGCTTGGTTCTGTGGCCACGAATTTTATGTCGATGAACGTGTTCTTATCCCTCGCTCTCCTATTGGTGAATTAATCAATAATCATTTTGATGGTTTAATTCAGCAAGAGCCAGCACGCATTCTCGACTTATGCACTGGAAGTGGCTGTATTGCGATTGCTTGTGCTCATGAATTTGAAGATGCTGAAGTCGATGCGGTTGATATTTCTGAAGATGCACTGGAAGTGGCTGAATTTAATATTGAAAATCATGGTTTAGTGCATCGTGTTTATCCAATGCAGTCCGATTTATTTAATGCCATTGTTCCAACACCATACGATATTATTGTGACAAATCCGCCGTATGTTGATGTAGAAGATATGGGCGATTTACCTGATGAATACCAAGTTGAACCTGAATTAGCACTAGCTTCGGGTATTGATGGTCTTGATATCACAAGACAAATTTTACTAAAAGCCCCTGAATACCTGAGTGAAAAAGGTATTTTAGTGTGTGAAGTGGGGAATAGTATGGTTCATCTTATTGAGCAATTCCCTGAGGTTCCGTTTACATGGCTTGAGTTTGAAAATGGTGGACTCGGTGTCTTTATGCTGACTCGTGAACAACTCGTCGAATATTCAGCGTGTTTTTCTACTGATAAACGTTGA
- the smrB gene encoding endonuclease SmrB — MNKKFSLPPSEIELFQEMIKGTKKLPQDKILHSPKRKKVTHYAPERLQQEQVDASYYFSDEFQPNLATEGPMRYLREGANAYELKKLRRGDYVPEFFLDLHGLTQLIAKQEIGALIAACRREHVYCACIMHGHGKHILKQQTPLWLAQHPDVIAFHQAPKEWGGDAALLVLVENDDIARR; from the coding sequence ATGAATAAAAAATTTTCATTACCGCCTTCTGAAATTGAGTTGTTTCAGGAGATGATAAAAGGCACTAAGAAATTACCTCAAGATAAAATACTTCATTCGCCAAAACGTAAAAAAGTGACACATTACGCACCTGAACGTCTGCAACAAGAGCAAGTTGATGCCTCTTATTATTTTTCAGATGAATTTCAGCCTAACTTAGCCACAGAAGGCCCAATGCGCTATTTAAGAGAAGGCGCTAATGCTTATGAATTAAAAAAGCTACGTCGTGGTGATTATGTACCTGAATTTTTTCTAGATTTACACGGATTAACACAGTTAATTGCAAAACAAGAGATTGGCGCATTGATTGCAGCATGTAGACGAGAACATGTTTATTGTGCCTGTATTATGCACGGACATGGCAAACATATTTTAAAGCAACAGACACCTCTTTGGTTAGCACAACACCCCGATGTAATTGCTTTTCATCAAGCTCCTAAAGAATGGGGAGGTGATGCTGCATTATTAGTACTCGTGGAAAACGACGATATTGCTCGCCGCTAA
- a CDS encoding sulfite exporter TauE/SafE family protein: MDWLFSDGIYLLLFFVALIAGFIDSIAGGGGLITIPALLSAGIPPVQALATNKLQSVGGSFSATLYFIRRKVIDLKAQRFAILMTFIGAVSGAMLVQFINPEILKQALPILTIAIGLYFLLTPSIGAQDSKQRIGYYTFGAILGGGVGFYDGIFGPGTGSFFALGYVMLLGYNLSKATAHAKLLNFTSNFGSLLFFIIGGQVIWTIGLVMLCGQFIGARLGAGLVLTKGQKLIRPMLVIISFLMSIKLIHDNHGDTITLWFSALFN, translated from the coding sequence ATGGATTGGCTCTTTTCAGATGGCATCTACCTTCTTCTCTTCTTTGTTGCTTTAATTGCAGGTTTTATTGATTCAATAGCAGGTGGCGGTGGGTTAATCACCATTCCAGCTTTGTTATCAGCAGGCATTCCTCCCGTTCAAGCTCTCGCAACAAATAAATTGCAATCAGTAGGTGGCTCGTTTTCGGCGACGCTTTATTTTATACGTCGAAAGGTTATTGATTTAAAAGCGCAACGATTTGCAATTTTAATGACTTTTATTGGTGCAGTTTCTGGCGCCATGTTAGTGCAGTTTATTAATCCCGAAATTCTTAAACAAGCGCTTCCTATTCTTACCATCGCCATTGGTCTCTATTTTCTTCTCACTCCATCAATAGGTGCTCAAGATAGTAAGCAACGTATTGGTTACTATACTTTTGGGGCAATATTAGGGGGTGGTGTCGGTTTTTATGATGGTATTTTTGGACCGGGTACAGGTTCTTTTTTCGCTTTAGGTTATGTCATGTTACTTGGATATAATCTTTCAAAAGCGACCGCTCATGCTAAATTGCTTAACTTCACCTCTAATTTTGGCTCTTTACTGTTTTTTATTATTGGTGGGCAGGTTATTTGGACTATTGGTTTAGTTATGCTTTGTGGGCAATTTATTGGTGCTCGTTTAGGTGCAGGCTTAGTATTAACAAAAGGGCAAAAATTAATAAGACCTATGCTGGTCATTATCTCCTTTTTGATGAGCATCAAACTGATTCATGACAATCATGGCGATACTATTACACTTTGGTTTTCTGCACTTTTTAATTAG
- the fadL gene encoding long-chain fatty acid transporter FadL, which translates to MNRKNLFTRTALAAIVGAISSQAGAAGFQLNEYSTSALGRAFSGEGVIADDASVGSRNPAALTMFDRPEISVGAIIINPGVDVKGKSPLTGTDTTAKDIAPSALVPNIHFVAPINDKWAIGASGTTNFGLATDFPSDYPAGLIGGKTDLKTMNLNLSAGYRVNNQLSVGLGLNALYADAEITRHVGEAGKVLGNKLPPPLGGYVSSLSPSDRFAQLKGDAWGFGWNAGLLYEFDEGNRVSFTYRSKIKVKFKDGEFQSDLKTIPLPNGSSIIGTEGGTIKGKLDLNLPEIWEFAAYHRVAPKWAVHYNFAYTSWSAFEELRATRKSDGQQLFKKEEGFRDAWRVALGTTYYHDDNWTFRTGIAFDDSPVPADKRSISIPDQDRFWLSAGATYAFNKDMSVDVGLAYMHGKKVTIKEKLSEDLPLPAYEFESSGKAWLYGMNFNYRF; encoded by the coding sequence ATGAACCGTAAAAACCTGTTTACTCGCACAGCACTAGCTGCCATTGTAGGAGCAATTTCCTCTCAAGCAGGCGCTGCCGGTTTTCAGTTAAATGAATATTCTACTTCAGCACTAGGGCGTGCATTTTCAGGGGAAGGCGTCATCGCCGATGACGCAAGCGTAGGTAGCCGTAACCCAGCAGCTCTTACCATGTTCGATCGCCCTGAGATTTCTGTCGGTGCTATCATTATTAATCCAGGCGTTGATGTTAAAGGTAAATCACCTCTTACTGGTACTGATACCACCGCAAAAGATATCGCACCAAGTGCATTAGTCCCTAATATCCACTTTGTTGCCCCTATTAATGATAAATGGGCGATTGGTGCATCAGGTACAACAAACTTTGGTTTAGCAACAGATTTTCCGAGCGATTACCCAGCAGGGCTTATCGGTGGCAAAACCGATTTAAAAACCATGAACTTAAACTTAAGTGCAGGTTATCGTGTTAATAACCAACTCAGTGTTGGTTTAGGCTTAAATGCCCTTTATGCTGATGCTGAAATTACTCGCCATGTGGGTGAAGCGGGTAAAGTTTTAGGAAATAAATTACCACCTCCGTTAGGAGGCTATGTGTCCAGTCTATCTCCAAGTGATCGCTTTGCTCAATTGAAAGGTGATGCTTGGGGCTTTGGTTGGAACGCGGGTTTATTATATGAATTCGACGAAGGCAACCGTGTAAGTTTTACTTACCGTTCAAAAATTAAAGTGAAATTTAAAGACGGTGAGTTCCAGAGCGATTTAAAAACAATCCCTCTTCCAAATGGTAGTTCTATTATTGGAACAGAAGGTGGAACCATTAAAGGTAAACTTGACCTTAACCTACCTGAAATTTGGGAGTTTGCAGCTTATCATCGTGTAGCACCAAAATGGGCAGTTCACTATAACTTCGCTTATACAAGCTGGAGCGCATTTGAAGAGTTAAGAGCCACACGTAAGAGTGATGGTCAGCAACTATTCAAGAAAGAAGAAGGCTTCCGTGATGCATGGCGTGTTGCATTAGGAACAACCTATTATCACGATGATAACTGGACATTCCGTACTGGTATTGCCTTCGATGATAGCCCAGTTCCTGCTGATAAACGCTCAATCTCTATTCCAGACCAAGACCGTTTCTGGTTAAGTGCGGGTGCAACTTATGCATTTAATAAAGATATGTCTGTTGATGTCGGCTTAGCGTATATGCACGGTAAAAAAGTCACCATCAAAGAGAAATTATCTGAAGATTTACCATTACCTGCTTATGAGTTTGAATCATCAGGTAAAGCATGGTTATACGGTATGAACTTTAACTACCGTTTCTAA
- the mlaA gene encoding phospholipid-binding lipoprotein MlaA, producing the protein MKYRLCGVALSVALLSGCASTPNNGEGRSDPLEGFNRQMFDFNYYVLDPYILRPVAVVWRDYVPPPARNGLSNFLGNLEEPASMVNSVLRGDFEKGAKHFGRFWINTVFGMGGLIDVAGMSKETMEKEVPMRFGSTLGHYGMDYGPYVVVPGYGSFTVREEGGDWADLTYPMLSYLTFWMSAGKWALEGIETRAQLLDSDAILQNSSDPYLMMREAYFQRNDFQADGTVKENPNAKAIEDDLDSID; encoded by the coding sequence ATGAAGTATCGCCTGTGCGGTGTTGCTCTTTCAGTCGCCTTACTTTCAGGATGTGCAAGTACCCCTAATAATGGGGAGGGGCGCTCTGACCCATTGGAAGGGTTCAACCGCCAGATGTTTGATTTTAACTACTATGTTTTAGATCCCTATATCTTACGCCCTGTTGCGGTTGTTTGGCGTGATTATGTGCCACCACCAGCAAGAAATGGCTTATCTAACTTTTTAGGTAACTTAGAAGAGCCTGCAAGTATGGTGAATAGTGTGTTGCGTGGTGACTTTGAGAAAGGTGCGAAACACTTTGGTCGTTTCTGGATTAATACCGTTTTTGGTATGGGTGGCTTAATAGATGTCGCTGGTATGTCTAAAGAAACGATGGAAAAAGAAGTCCCAATGCGATTTGGTAGCACGTTAGGTCATTATGGTATGGATTATGGCCCTTATGTGGTTGTACCGGGCTATGGTAGCTTCACTGTCCGTGAAGAAGGCGGTGACTGGGCTGACTTAACGTATCCTATGCTGAGTTATTTAACGTTTTGGATGTCAGCAGGTAAGTGGGCATTAGAGGGAATTGAAACACGGGCACAATTGCTCGATTCAGATGCGATTTTACAAAACTCTTCTGATCCATACTTAATGATGCGTGAAGCTTATTTCCAGCGTAACGATTTCCAAGCAGATGGCACTGTAAAAGAAAATCCTAATGCGAAAGCCATTGAAGATGACTTAGATTCTATCGATTAG
- the fadJ gene encoding fatty acid oxidation complex subunit alpha FadJ, which produces MEQQQTTLEKSSVFQFSVRNDKVGVITIDVIGEKVNTLKAEFVQQFQDVLRQAQQHSGVKGLIITSGKTDSFIAGADISMIAGCKTKEEASALAKAGQDLFTQLENYPLPVVAAINGACLGGGLELALACHGRICSDNSKTRLGLPEVQLGLLPGSGGTQRLPRLIGVTSALDMILTGRQINAKRALKLGLVNDVVSQDILLEVAAKWILSGKKEQKKHSTMDRFWANTTLGRNILFGQAKKRTLAKTKGHYPAAERILHVIERGLEKDIQTGFKEEANAFGELAMTPVSSALRHLFFASTALKNETGSSEKPDNLHHIGILGGGLMGGGIAFVTATKGNLPARIKDISDKGIAQALNYSWKALSAKVSKKRLSARERQRQMGLLSGSLDYSGFHQSNIIVEAVFEDLTLKQKMVADIEEVGKGKIIFASNTSSLPIHKIAETAKYPEKVIGLHYFSPVEKMPLVEVIPHENTDEKTIATTVAFAKKQGKVAIVVGDKPGFYVNRILAPYISEALTCLVQGEPIENIDKALVQFGFPVGPIQLLDEVGIDIGTKITPILVNAFGERFASPPAVDAIIADDRKGRKNGRGFYLYAKHALPFSLGKNKKQPDPAIYRLLQIKPKNQLSSSEITERCLLLMLNEAVRCLDENIIKQPRDGDIGAVFGIGFPPFFGGPFRYMDSMGTTKVAEKLNQLADRYGEKYRPCERLVEMAKRNERFYD; this is translated from the coding sequence ATGGAACAACAACAAACAACACTAGAAAAATCATCTGTTTTTCAATTCTCAGTTCGTAATGACAAAGTGGGCGTTATCACTATTGATGTTATTGGTGAAAAAGTAAATACGCTAAAAGCCGAGTTTGTGCAGCAGTTTCAAGATGTTTTAAGGCAAGCTCAGCAACACTCTGGTGTAAAAGGATTGATTATCACTTCAGGTAAAACAGACAGTTTTATTGCGGGTGCGGATATCTCCATGATTGCGGGTTGTAAAACCAAAGAAGAAGCGAGTGCATTAGCCAAAGCAGGGCAGGATCTTTTTACGCAACTTGAAAACTACCCATTGCCTGTTGTGGCTGCTATTAATGGTGCGTGCCTTGGTGGGGGGCTTGAATTAGCTTTAGCCTGTCATGGGCGAATTTGTTCTGATAATAGCAAAACGCGTTTAGGACTTCCTGAAGTACAACTTGGATTACTGCCGGGCTCTGGCGGAACTCAACGTTTACCTCGTCTTATTGGTGTGACATCTGCGTTAGATATGATCTTAACGGGTAGACAAATTAATGCGAAACGAGCCTTAAAATTAGGTCTTGTAAACGATGTTGTTTCACAAGACATTCTATTAGAAGTTGCGGCTAAATGGATTTTATCGGGTAAAAAAGAGCAGAAAAAGCATTCGACAATGGATCGCTTTTGGGCAAATACGACTTTAGGTAGAAATATACTGTTTGGGCAAGCAAAAAAACGCACATTAGCCAAGACGAAAGGCCACTATCCAGCAGCAGAACGTATTCTTCATGTCATTGAACGAGGCCTTGAGAAAGATATTCAAACAGGTTTTAAAGAAGAGGCAAATGCGTTTGGCGAACTAGCGATGACACCCGTTTCATCGGCACTAAGGCATCTCTTTTTTGCCTCTACGGCACTTAAAAATGAAACAGGATCATCCGAAAAACCAGATAATTTACACCATATCGGTATTTTAGGTGGTGGATTAATGGGCGGTGGTATTGCTTTTGTGACTGCGACAAAAGGTAATTTACCAGCAAGAATTAAAGATATCAGTGATAAGGGAATTGCTCAGGCGCTTAATTACAGTTGGAAAGCGCTTTCAGCTAAAGTAAGTAAAAAAAGATTATCTGCACGCGAACGTCAGCGTCAAATGGGGTTGCTGTCAGGTTCATTGGATTACAGTGGTTTTCACCAATCAAATATTATTGTTGAAGCGGTTTTTGAAGATCTGACGTTAAAACAGAAAATGGTCGCAGATATTGAAGAAGTGGGGAAAGGTAAAATTATTTTTGCTTCAAACACCTCTTCACTCCCTATTCATAAAATTGCAGAAACAGCAAAATACCCAGAAAAAGTGATCGGGCTTCACTATTTTAGCCCAGTAGAAAAAATGCCTTTAGTTGAAGTTATTCCGCATGAAAATACCGATGAAAAAACCATCGCCACAACCGTAGCGTTTGCTAAAAAACAGGGCAAGGTTGCAATAGTTGTTGGTGATAAACCGGGATTTTATGTTAATCGTATTCTTGCACCTTATATCAGTGAAGCATTGACATGCTTAGTACAAGGAGAGCCTATTGAGAATATTGATAAAGCACTTGTTCAGTTTGGTTTTCCCGTAGGGCCTATTCAGTTATTGGATGAAGTGGGGATTGATATTGGTACTAAAATAACGCCAATATTAGTGAATGCATTTGGAGAAAGATTTGCCTCTCCTCCTGCTGTGGATGCCATTATTGCTGATGATAGAAAAGGTCGTAAAAATGGCCGCGGATTTTATCTCTATGCAAAACATGCATTACCTTTCTCATTAGGTAAAAATAAAAAACAGCCTGATCCTGCTATATATCGGTTATTACAAATTAAGCCGAAAAACCAATTGTCTTCCTCTGAAATTACGGAGCGTTGTTTATTATTAATGTTAAATGAGGCCGTTCGTTGTTTAGATGAAAATATTATTAAACAACCACGAGACGGTGATATCGGTGCTGTATTTGGTATTGGTTTTCCTCCATTTTTTGGTGGCCCATTCCGTTATATGGACAGTATGGGAACAACAAAAGTGGCAGAGAAGCTCAATCAACTTGCCGATAGGTATGGAGAGAAATATCGCCCTTGTGAGCGTTTAGTTGAAATGGCTAAACGAAATGAACGTTTTTACGATTAA
- the aroC gene encoding chorismate synthase yields MAGNSIGQLFRVTTFGESHGIALGCIVDGVPPGLPLTEADLQVDLDRRRPGTSRYTTQRREPDQVRILSGVFNGVTTGTSIGLLIENTDQRSQDYSEIKDVFRPGHADYTYEQKYGLRDYRGGGRSSARETAMRVAAGAIAKKYLKEKMGIEVKGYLSQLGPITCDLVDWSIVETNPFFCPDPSRLEALDEYMRALKKEGNSIGAKVTVVAEGVPAGFGEPVFDRLDADLAHALMSINAVKGIEIGDGFGVVTLKGTENRDEITKNGFTSNHAGGILGGISSGQPIVAHIALKPTSSITITGKTINRDGEEVDMITKGRHDPCVGIRAIPIAEAMMAIVLLDHALRQRGQCGDVVPPLMQW; encoded by the coding sequence ATGGCAGGAAACAGTATCGGACAATTATTCAGAGTCACGACTTTCGGTGAGTCTCATGGTATTGCATTAGGTTGCATTGTTGATGGTGTACCGCCTGGATTACCTTTAACAGAAGCCGATTTACAAGTTGATTTAGATAGACGTAGACCTGGAACTTCGCGTTATACCACTCAGCGCCGCGAACCTGATCAAGTTCGCATTTTATCAGGTGTATTTAATGGTGTCACAACAGGGACAAGCATTGGTTTACTGATTGAAAACACTGATCAGCGTTCTCAAGATTACAGTGAAATCAAAGATGTTTTTCGTCCTGGTCATGCTGATTACACCTACGAACAAAAATATGGTTTACGTGATTATCGTGGCGGTGGGCGCTCTTCTGCACGAGAAACTGCAATGCGTGTTGCTGCTGGTGCAATCGCAAAAAAATACCTAAAAGAGAAAATGGGTATTGAAGTAAAAGGCTATCTTTCTCAGTTAGGCCCAATTACTTGTGATCTTGTTGATTGGTCTATCGTTGAAACCAACCCATTTTTCTGTCCAGATCCTTCTCGTTTAGAAGCACTTGATGAATATATGCGTGCGCTTAAAAAAGAAGGTAACTCGATTGGTGCAAAAGTGACCGTGGTTGCAGAAGGTGTGCCAGCAGGATTTGGTGAGCCGGTTTTTGACAGACTAGATGCAGATTTAGCACATGCATTAATGAGTATCAATGCTGTTAAAGGAATTGAAATTGGTGATGGTTTTGGTGTTGTAACCTTAAAAGGCACTGAAAATAGAGATGAAATCACTAAAAATGGTTTTACTAGTAATCATGCAGGGGGCATTTTAGGCGGGATTAGCAGCGGTCAGCCAATCGTTGCACATATCGCTTTAAAACCAACATCGAGCATTACTATTACAGGTAAAACAATTAATCGTGATGGTGAAGAAGTCGATATGATAACCAAAGGTCGTCATGATCCTTGTGTAGGAATACGCGCTATTCCTATTGCAGAAGCAATGATGGCAATTGTTTTGCTCGATCATGCATTGCGCCAACGTGGTCAATGTGGTGATGTTGTACCTCCGTTAATGCAATGGTAA
- the sixA gene encoding phosphohistidine phosphatase SixA, translating into MQIFIMRHGEAALDAASDALRPLTERGKSESIKMAEWMIKQGHIIDYVLVSPYLRAQQTLDAVKVDLALPNKIETDDGLIPGGNPSHVAHYLRALGDTGYKNILVISHLPLVGYVVAELCPAVCAPMFSTSTIACVDFDLSKGAGELLWQVSPSTLK; encoded by the coding sequence ATGCAAATTTTTATTATGCGCCACGGAGAAGCAGCTCTTGATGCTGCCAGCGATGCACTAAGACCACTGACTGAACGTGGAAAAAGTGAATCAATAAAAATGGCTGAATGGATGATAAAGCAAGGACATATAATTGATTATGTTTTAGTCAGCCCTTATTTGCGTGCTCAACAGACATTGGATGCAGTAAAAGTAGATTTAGCGCTACCTAATAAAATAGAAACAGATGATGGACTTATCCCTGGAGGTAATCCTTCACATGTTGCACATTACTTACGTGCCTTGGGTGATACAGGATATAAAAATATTCTTGTTATTTCTCACTTACCTTTAGTTGGTTATGTTGTCGCTGAACTCTGTCCTGCGGTATGTGCTCCTATGTTTTCAACATCAACCATTGCCTGTGTTGATTTTGATTTATCAAAAGGTGCAGGGGAATTGCTATGGCAAGTGTCGCCCTCAACATTGAAATAA
- a CDS encoding YfcZ/YiiS family protein → MADAINRCSAEETAACCCVDVGTIIDNKNCTASYQHVFADKVQAQAMLDQLSAKAQSIASEPCKINQQFADVDGGVQLTADFTFSCEAENLIFQLGLR, encoded by the coding sequence ATGGCAGACGCAATTAATCGTTGTAGTGCAGAAGAAACCGCTGCTTGCTGTTGTGTAGATGTGGGTACTATTATTGACAACAAGAATTGCACAGCGTCATATCAGCATGTCTTCGCTGATAAAGTACAAGCGCAAGCAATGTTAGATCAACTTAGTGCAAAAGCACAATCTATCGCTTCAGAGCCTTGCAAAATCAATCAACAATTTGCTGATGTTGATGGTGGTGTTCAACTTACCGCTGATTTTACATTCTCTTGTGAAGCAGAAAACCTAATTTTCCAGTTAGGATTACGTTAA
- a CDS encoding YfcL family protein yields the protein MLSEYEAYLLDKIDSRVEQATDDELFAGGYLQGHITLAIAELEQENNTQLEALRARVEESIQKAIKAGELSPPDQALVLSTWHDLVNSIN from the coding sequence ATGCTTTCTGAGTATGAAGCGTACTTATTAGATAAAATTGATAGCCGTGTTGAACAAGCCACTGATGATGAATTATTTGCAGGCGGATATTTACAAGGCCATATTACACTGGCTATTGCTGAACTCGAGCAAGAAAATAACACACAGTTAGAAGCGTTAAGAGCGCGTGTAGAAGAGAGCATTCAAAAGGCAATAAAAGCAGGTGAGCTTTCACCACCTGATCAAGCGTTAGTTTTATCTACTTGGCATGATTTAGTTAACTCAATTAATTAA
- the fadI gene encoding acetyl-CoA C-acyltransferase FadI, producing MKSSTNSAMKDRIAIVSGLRLPFAKQATAYRGIPAVELGRSVVQELVTRNEIPPEIIDQLVFGQVVQMPEAPNIAREIVLGAGLSVKTDAYSVTRACATSFQAIANIAESMMAGHVSVGIAGGADSSSVLPIGVSKKLADVLLSLNKAKSLGQRLSYLSQLRFRDLLPVAPAVAEYSTGLRMGDTAEQMAKTYHISRVAQDELAHRSHQLATKAWDMGKLNDEVMTAFFPPYKEGFHQDNNIRKNSILDSYAKLKPAFDRRHGSVTAANSTPLTDGAAAVLMMKESVAKSLGYQPLGYLRSYAFTATDVWKDMLLGPSYATPLALSRAGLALGDLTLIDMHEAFAAQTLSNLTLFASERFAKEQLGLSKAIGEVDMDKFNVLGGSIAYGHPFAATGARMVTQTLHELKRRGGGFGLTTACAAGGLGAAMILEVE from the coding sequence ATGAAGTCATCAACGAACAGTGCTATGAAAGATCGCATCGCTATTGTCAGCGGGCTACGCTTACCTTTTGCTAAACAAGCGACTGCGTATCGAGGAATACCTGCGGTTGAATTAGGGCGTTCAGTGGTTCAAGAATTAGTGACTCGCAATGAAATTCCTCCCGAAATTATTGATCAACTTGTTTTCGGTCAAGTGGTTCAAATGCCAGAAGCACCTAACATTGCCAGAGAAATTGTACTCGGCGCAGGATTAAGTGTAAAAACTGATGCTTACAGTGTAACAAGAGCATGTGCAACAAGCTTTCAGGCGATTGCTAATATTGCTGAAAGCATGATGGCAGGGCATGTTTCTGTCGGTATTGCTGGTGGTGCAGACTCTTCTTCAGTTTTGCCTATTGGTGTTAGTAAAAAGCTTGCAGATGTTCTATTAAGCCTTAATAAGGCCAAATCATTAGGTCAGAGATTAAGCTATTTAAGCCAATTACGATTTCGTGATCTCCTTCCTGTAGCACCTGCCGTTGCCGAATATTCAACTGGGTTACGTATGGGTGATACTGCGGAACAAATGGCCAAGACTTACCATATTTCAAGAGTTGCTCAAGATGAATTAGCACATCGCTCTCATCAATTAGCAACGAAAGCATGGGATATGGGTAAATTAAATGATGAAGTTATGACGGCGTTTTTCCCGCCTTACAAAGAAGGCTTTCATCAAGATAACAATATTCGTAAAAACTCCATTCTTGATTCTTATGCCAAACTCAAACCTGCCTTTGATCGTCGCCATGGCAGTGTCACTGCCGCAAACAGTACGCCATTAACCGATGGCGCAGCGGCTGTATTGATGATGAAAGAATCTGTTGCTAAAAGCTTAGGCTATCAACCTCTTGGTTATCTACGTAGTTATGCTTTTACAGCGACCGATGTTTGGAAAGATATGTTATTGGGACCATCATATGCCACGCCACTTGCACTTTCTCGCGCTGGTCTTGCATTGGGTGATTTAACGTTAATTGATATGCATGAAGCTTTTGCCGCACAAACATTAAGCAATTTGACACTATTTGCCAGTGAGCGTTTTGCTAAAGAGCAACTAGGATTATCCAAGGCGATTGGAGAAGTGGATATGGATAAATTTAATGTGCTAGGCGGTTCTATTGCTTATGGGCATCCATTTGCAGCGACTGGCGCAAGAATGGTCACACAGACACTACATGAGCTTAAACGTCGAGGCGGAGGGTTTGGGTTAACCACTGCTTGTGCGGCTGGTGGATTAGGTGCAGCGATGATTTTGGAGGTGGAATAA
- a CDS encoding elongation factor P hydroxylase, giving the protein MSAHHYQQLIDIFNQCFSESFQTRLVKGDDEPIYLPANEETPYHQIIFAHGFYASALHEISHWCIAGEARRQQVDYGYWYCPDGRDETTQGQFEVVEIKPQALDWLFCQAAGYPFNVSCDNLEGNFEPDRYEFRNKVREQVLAYLRDKNTPPRAQLFINALHLFYNTPELTEEMFPYQENPLVN; this is encoded by the coding sequence ATGTCAGCACATCATTATCAACAGTTAATTGATATCTTTAATCAATGTTTTAGCGAAAGTTTCCAAACCCGTTTAGTTAAAGGGGATGATGAGCCGATTTATTTGCCTGCAAATGAAGAGACACCTTATCACCAAATCATTTTTGCTCATGGTTTTTATGCCAGTGCATTACATGAAATATCACATTGGTGTATTGCTGGAGAGGCTCGTCGCCAACAAGTTGATTATGGTTACTGGTATTGCCCAGATGGACGAGATGAAACCACTCAAGGGCAGTTCGAAGTTGTAGAAATCAAACCTCAAGCATTAGATTGGTTATTTTGCCAAGCTGCTGGTTATCCTTTTAATGTCAGCTGTGACAATTTAGAAGGTAACTTTGAACCTGACCGTTATGAATTTAGAAATAAAGTTAGAGAACAAGTACTCGCTTATTTACGAGATAAAAACACGCCACCTCGTGCACAGCTATTTATTAATGCGTTACATTTGTTTTACAATACCCCAGAGCTAACCGAAGAGATGTTTCCGTATCAGGAAAATCCTTTAGTTAATTAA